A DNA window from Malus domestica chromosome 12, GDT2T_hap1 contains the following coding sequences:
- the LOC103435582 gene encoding probable LRR receptor-like serine/threonine-protein kinase At3g47570 produces MVNGSLEVWLHPRDNEESKSKRLSLIQRLNIAIDVTSALDYLYHHSRASIVHCDMKPSNVLLDEDMVAHVGDFSLARFLFEASDNPSQSQTMSARLKGSIGYIPPEYGMGGQVSTLGDVYSFGVLLLEMFTGKRPMDDMFGGHLSIHQFTAMAMSDHAMDLVDPSLLIIEREDADTTDDAACSMEESWRNVLVSVMQIGLSCTEICLGEQMHTDVVVKKMNGIRDSYMNLE; encoded by the exons ATGGTAAATGGAAGTCTAGAGGTGTGGCTGCATCCAAGAGATAATGAGGAATCTAAAAGTAAGAGGTTAAGCCTTATCCAAAGACTGAATATTGCAATTGATGTTACTTCTGCATTGGACTATCTCTACCACCATTCCAGAGCTTCAATTGTTCATTGTGATATGAAGCCAAGCAACGTTCTTCTTGATGAAGATATGGTAGCTCATGTTGGTGACTTTAGTTTAGCAAGGTTCTTGTTTGAAGCATCGGACAATCCCTCTCAAAGTCAAACCATGTCAGCTAGGTTAAAGGGTTCCATTGGCTACATTCCTCCAG AGTATGGCATGGGAGGCCAAGTCTCGACATTGGGAGATGTGTATAGCTTTGGAGTATTGCTGCTAGAAATGTTCACAGGGAAAAGACCTATGGACGACATGTTTGGAGGTCATCTAAGCATTCACCAATTCACAGCAATGGCAATGTCTGACCATGCCATGGACTTAGTTGACCCTTCATTATTGATCATTGAAAGAGAAGATGCAGATACTACTGATGATGCAGCTTGTTCCATGGAAGAATCTTGGAGAAATGTTTTGGTTTCAGTGATGCAGATTGGACTGTCTTGCACTGAAATATGCCTAGGAGAGCAGATGCATACGGATGTAGTTGTCAAGAAAATGAATGGAATACGGGACTCATATATGAACTTGGAATAA
- the LOC114820005 gene encoding probable LRR receptor-like serine/threonine-protein kinase At3g47570, with protein sequence MDRLVLLDFKKRITEDPLHVMSSWNDSIDLCSWVGVTCNRATKGVVILNLMSQKLVLGLDNNQFGGELPGSVANLSTQLTFLTFGSNLIHGSIPDSLEHLVHLISLGVKDNYLGGSVLDGIGKLQKLQALALDHNKFSGPIPPVLGNLTSAITIYINKNRLNGRIPPSLGNCSIPFEVGRLVNLAELDASGNKLLGEIPITLGSCASLVVLNLGHNEFQGTIPQSLENLRSLEEIDISGNNLSGNIPQFLGKLTFLKHLNLSHNDFEGKLPKEGGFSKCKWSLNSRK encoded by the exons ATGGATCGCCTGGTGCTGCTCGACTTCAAGAAAAGAATCACTGAAGATCCTCTCCATGTCATGAGCTCGTGGAATGATTCCATCGATCTCTGCAGTTGGGTTGGCGTTACATGCAACCGTGCCACCAAAGGGGTTGTGATTCTGAATCTCATGTCTCAAAAATTG GTGTTGGGTCTTGACAATAATCAATTTGGAGGAGAACTGCCAGGATCTGTAGCCAATCTTTCCACTCAACTGACTTTTCTTACTTTCGGAAGCAATTTGATACATGGAAGCATCCCTGACAGTCTTGAACATCTTGTGCACTTGATCAGTCTAGGAGTAAAAGATAACTACTTGGGTGGTAGTGTCCTTGATGGCATTGGGAAGCTTCAGAAGTTACAGGCACTTGCTTTGGATCATAACAAATTTTCGGGGCCAATCCCGCCCGTGCTGGGCAACTTGACTTCAGCTATAACAATCTACATCAACAAGAACAGGTTGAACGGCAGGATACCTCCAAGTCTTGGGAATT GTTCAATACCATTTGAAGTGGGTCGTTTGGTAAATCTCGCGGAACTAGATGCATCAGGAAACAAGTTATTAGGTGAAATCCCAATAACCCTTGGTAGTTGTGCTAGTTTGGTGGTACTGAATTTGGGCCATAATGAATTTCAAGGAACAATTCCTCAATCTCTTGAGAATTTAAGAAGCTTGGAAGAAATTGATATTTCGGGAAATAACTTGTCAGGGAATATTCCTCAATTTCTAGGCAAGTTGACATTTCTCAAGCATCTCAATCTTTCTCACAACGATTTTGAGGGTAAATTGCCTAAAGAAGGGGGTTTTTCTAAATGCAAGTGGTCTCTCAATTCTCGGAAATGA
- the LOC139189865 gene encoding uncharacterized protein has protein sequence MGTLDRPDTVAAHSLSFWHEFVSISFPANITSQVPSTPIRWTKPHPGFLKVNVDGAWSDQRKLGGVGIVICNELGAFVAARSLRFGFVFSALHVEALAAREGLSLMTERGLLHSIIIESDSLQIVRSLLGNSSDMSVIGHIAEDSKAALLGIIGVLVTHTHCQAK, from the coding sequence ATGGGAACGTTGGATCGACCTGATACGGTAGCGGCTCACTCCTTGAGTTTCTGGCATGAGTTCGTAAGTATCTCTTTCCCTGCCAATATTACTAGTCAGGTGCCTTCTACTCCCATCAGGTGGACCAAACCCCATCCGGGTTTCTTAAAAGTCAATGTGGATGGTGCCTGGTCCGACCAACGGAAGCTGGGTGGAGTGGGTATTGTCATTTGCAATGAGCTTGGTGCATTTGTGGCTGCTCGTTCCCTACGGTTTGGGTTTGTTTTCTCCGCTTTACATGTTGAAGCTCTGGCTGCTAGAGAGGGCTTATCTCTGATGACGGAAAGGGGTCTTCttcattcaattattattgAGAGCGATTCTCTCCAGATCGTGAGATCGCTACTTGGGAATTCTTCGGATATGTCTGTAATTGGCCATATAGCAGAAGATTCTAAGGCGGCTCTTCTCGGGATCATTGGAGTTCTTGTTACCCATACCCATTGTCAAGCCAAATAG